One region of Zingiber officinale cultivar Zhangliang chromosome 7B, Zo_v1.1, whole genome shotgun sequence genomic DNA includes:
- the LOC122006321 gene encoding 25.3 kDa vesicle transport protein: protein MVKLTMIARVTDGLPLAEGLDDGRDQKDADFYKQQAKILFKNLSKGHYEASRMSIETGPYFFHYIIEGRVCYLTMCDRSYPKKLAFQYLEDLKNEFERVNGNQIETAARPYAFIKFDTFIQKTKKLYLDTRTQRNIAKLNDELYEVHQIMTRNVQEVLGVGEKLDQVSELSSRLTSESRIYADKAKDLNRQAFIRKWAPVAIVLGVVMLLLWVRKKFW from the exons ATGGTGAAATTGACAATGATAGCACGTGTTACTGATGGCCTACCTTTAGCGGAAGGATTAGATGATGGTCGTGACCAGAAAGATGCTGATTTTTACAAACAGCAAGCGAAGATTTTATTTAAGAATCTCTCAAAAGGTCACTATGAGGCTTCTAGGATGTCAATTGAGACTGGTCCATATTTCTTCCA CTACATTATTGAGGGTCGTGTTTGCTATCTTACAATGTGTGATCGTTCTTACCCCAAGAAGCTTGCTTTCCAATACTTGGAAGACCTCAAGAATGAGTTTGAAAGGGTCAATGGGAATCAGATTGAAACTGCTGCAAGACCTTATGCCTTTATCAAATTTG ACACTTTCATACAGAAGACTAAGAAACTCTATCTGGACACTCGAACACAGAGAAATATTGCTAAGTTGAATGATGAACTGTATGAAGTCCACCAAATAATGACGCGGAATGTGCAGGAGGTTCTTGGTGTTGGCGAAAAATTAGACC AGGTCAGTGAATTATCAAGTAGGCTAACATCTGAGTCTCGAATCTATGCTGACAAGGCTAAAGATCTAAATCGACAG GCTTTTATTAGAAAATGGGCTCCCGTTGCCATTGTTCTTGGAGTAGTGATGCTTCTGTTGTGGGTTAGAAAGAAGTTTTGGTGA